The Plasmodium yoelii strain 17X genome assembly, chromosome: 14 DNA segment ATACAAACTACAATGTATAAACATAAAATGCACATATTTGATGacattgttttatttaactTTTACAGATgctattatttaaaaaggtGAATTCAAAAGTGTCAAGTATAAACAATTATTTACAAAAGTAAGAAATTATCAATGCACAcacatgtacatatatatgtatatgtacatatttacatgtacatatttaCATATGAATAAAAAGAGGTGGAAGCGAAACAAgaattgcatatacatttCGAGGGTTTTTTTCTTATTCTGtgatatttattaacatgtTCTTGACCTTGAATATTTCATTCGTATTTGCTTAATATTCGCAGGTATTTAGAATCAAACCAATTTGAAAAAAACTTAAAAGAAgctttaaataataaaaattatggtGTATCCAATAGTCTTTTATATGACTTATCAATATCAACATATGATGCTACATATTACAAAAGAGTAATAAGTGAAGTGTTTAAAGCAATACAAGAGAAACCATCAAAATGGCGACGAATATATAAGGTTGGTCTTAAAATTAAAactaaaaatgtaaaggatgCATAAACGATAATATACTGACATTAATATAGCAATTTAATTACgaaatttgtattatttttttattttttttattattttattttttattttttatttttttatttttttagggATTACGACTTTGTGAATATGTGATGAAAAATGGAtgtgaatattttattagtgatgtgaaagaaaaagaagaattaataaaaaagctAGCTCATTTTACATATTTGGAAAATTTAAGAGATAAAGGAGTAGGAATAAGAGAAATATCAAATaacatattaaatttattaagagacaataaatatttaagaaATGAACGAATTGAAGCGGCAAAATATGCAAATTTATGCACAAATATAGAATCAAAAGTagtggaaaaaaaaagtttttttttaaataaaaaaaagaaaaaagaaaaaaatcaagatgaaaataataaaagaactTATTTTAATTcaggaaataataataaatatggtCCACAAAAAGAATCATTagatcaaataaaatatgaaagatatgaaaatgatgacGATTATTATGCTAATCGTCATATAGAATCTTCACAATATAGAAATAGAAACTATAACAAAAATTCGATCAATTATTCACAAAAATCAAGTATTAATGATAATACAGAAAATAGTACTTATAGTAGTAGTGATAGTAGTAGTAGTAGTAGCGAAAGTAGTAGTGAAAATAGTAGTGATAATGAATTGCCAAATTATAAATCACGTcgaaatatatcaaaaaaaaaagataaaaaaacaaacaatttttattctaAAAGATCAAAAGATATGAAAAGTTCTTCAAGATCAAAATCTCAAAGTATATCTTCAATATCTCATTCAAAACAATCAGATAATAATTCATCACCTGAAGATTCAAGCACTTCTTCCGATTCTACATCTAAACCACGATCAacatcatcatcatcttcttcttcttcttcgtcttcttctaataataattcgtctaaaaaatattcaaactCTGACAATTCGAGTTATTATTCTCGACGCAGACACCGCCAAATAGATAAAGGTGATAAATCACGCAGTTGGAAAAGGGAAGTATCAGATAGAATTCGATAATTTATgtcatataatatatctgTATTTGCATTATCCTGGTTTTTATTCAATTAATATAACAATTCCGATTCTTATTACCATTAggattgttattattttattatcatttaaaaaaacagaactctatgtaataatttattttgagGATATAAACacacaattatataaatttaaacccggtttaaaatttttttttttttttttttttttaaaacaatacaTACAACAtttatgtatgcatgtagGCATTGTGATACATTAAATTAATGTtgcattttatttgtatttaccTCATATGTAATAATTACAAATTCACGGGTTTTCCATTTTACCACTACTAttcattcatttatttattttattttttattattctttattattctttattttactttattattctttattattctttattatactttattttttattatctctgatttaatgaatatacaaACATTTGTAATCGTATTGTAGTTATACAACACAAATTATCACAactcttttaatttttgttaaaatataacatcGTTCTACAATTTTACcgatatttataaaatacaaatatatgcTCAATATTATGACTATTTTTTTgcaattataattttattatatattatttattttaatttgtataaaattaataatatatattatatgatatatGCTATATTATgtagtatataatttttttttttttttttttttttttttaatatatattacacttaaatttttataatacatttttaagtATTCATATTCACAGTGTTAATAtgtcataaaaatataaatttttttcaaaagtttagaaattaattttatttttattttttgaaaaaattgaGCTACCATTATATTTCCTTTCTATAACTAAccaaaaacaaaaatgagCGAATTTTTACTAGTAAAGAACTTGTTCATTTGTGCccatgaaaaaaatgtagaagAGCTGAAAAAGGCTATGAATGGGTTAATTACCAAAGAATGCGAAGATAAAGATAAAGAAAGCAAAAGCCAAacgaataaaaaatattacattatCAAAGATTATACGGATGctaacaaaaataatgttCTTCATTTTGCTGTATATGGAAATAACATCGAAAATGTAAAGTTCATAATTCAAAATACAGATTTAATAAATAGTATAAATAGTGATAACCAAAACGGGTTAATTATAAGCatactaaataaaaacacagaaatatcaaaatatttgctagaaaataatatagacTATAACcaaaaagataaatataGTGCTAGCCCATTATTATACAGTTTAATAACCCAAAATTATGAAATCTTTAATATgcttattgaaaaaaatgatattgaTATAAATGTTAACAGTTATGATAAAGGAAATTTAATtagtatatgcatatttgaaaaaaatattaagatatttaaaaaattactccaaaaaaatatttcaccaaatgttgaaaaaaatCTATATCCTCATCCGCTTgtttttcttatatatactaatgataatgatttattatttttatatttaacatatgcattatattattatacaaaaaatgataatttatatgaaattaataaaataaattttgataCAACAACAGACAAAATTATTGTAGATCTtcaaaataaagaattaatACAATCTATCTTAAATAATCCAAATTATGATTTTacacaatttaaaaatattttagcaGTCACAGATGAAAACAACACATCATTGCTCACTCTTTGTGACCAAGCTGGAAATTCAATTGGTAAACAAATATTGAGTTATTACTCTCCATAATAACTATCCTCACCCACAcacatgtatgtatatatatatatatatatatatatatataattctatAGTTGGGGGAAAAAATGACATGCCCATatcaattatatacattCCCGAGGCATTGAAAAGAAAAAGACagaaaaattttattagctcactaatttttgatttttgtataaatgaGCAATAAACTAAATTAATttctcaaaaaaatattccacATTCCAGTGTCCTACTATTTGTCATTTTGTTCGTTTTAcatgtattatttttctttttttaccCTTTACGCAAATTTTTTCCtacttttttataaatttttttgtcataaaataaagacaTTTTAAATGCTTTAAAAAggtataaatttataaataaatcaatATTACACATTGTATACATTGATGTATGAATAAAACTATTCAAGAAATGACTCATAATTTACACATGTacattgaaaaatatattgcgTCGTTTTCAAAAAACTAgcgaaaaaatgaataaaaaaacagctaaaaaatgaataaaaaaaacagctaaaaaatgaataaaaaaaacagctaaaaaatgaataaaaaaactagcgaaaaaaatgataaaaaaaaaaaaatgttgtgATTAGGcatgttttttattaatctTAGTATGAAGGattatacatttttcttctttttatcaatatataaatttaggaaagttggaaaaaatgaaaaatgtaTGGAAAATATTTTCACCAAATATGTTGCACATTTTGCTTATATTATGTACGTAAATTATACTGGGGATATAGAATATGCCCCTTTTTCATTGTCTggttaatttttcttttttccattttgaaTAATgattatcatattattttagtTGATGCTAGACTAAAAATATTACCATATGACAAAGAAATCGATGGAATTGCCATTGATATACCTCAtatagttataaaaaataaagttcaAGCAAAAGGAATATACCTTAATGTagattttgaaaatttagaTTTAGTAAAAGCTACTATAAATAAGTATCAAAATGAGGATAATTTATATTGCAATTtgaataagaataaaaaagaaaaagaaatggaaaaagaagaaaagcAAGGATATAATGGTGAATATGCTAATGTAGTAACTACAGATAATTGTCTTGTTTTcgtaaatataaaatataaagacaGTTTAATAAATGTTCAAGATTTTATggaatatatgtatttaaaaacaaGTGCCATAGGTTTAATATTTGTGtgtgataattttttatatgaaaatgaaatatataaaccaCATGGTGAGCTAAATATTACTATATTgggtaaaaatatattaacatatttaatatctTATGATTCATTAAGTGAATATGATAAGagaaattttaataattatatatttgaattattttggggaatagaaaataaaactgatattgttcatataatttataatttagatTTTGGTAAATATTTTAGTTATagcttttttatatatatgaaaaatttccttttagaattaaaaaattatataacatatgaaataaaatttagTGTGCacacaaattttattatcgATCCACGTTTTTGTTTTATTCGAGATTCTTCATATTGTATTAGCGAGCCTGACTATATAAATTCGAATATGGTAAGAGAAGTTGTAGAACAACAAGTTAGAAGCTtatgtatttataaattaactgcatggaaaaatgaaaaattaaaacagtTGCCAATAACGGATGATAGTGATAGTGGCAGTAGTAGTGGTGGGATGTTTAGCGAGAAATTcattcattatataaatgcGTTATTCGATTTGGGATTTGAAAAAAAGATATGTTCTAGTGGATCAATtgatttaacaaaaaaatgttcTGATAAAATTTTATCTCATATAAATGTTTCAGTAAAAGAAGTGAATGATTGCTTcttaaaaaattttcataattatatgaaaaatatgataaaaagtaaattttatgtatatacaatagtaattaataataaagcatttaaaataaaattaaataaagatatgaGTATAAGACTAATATGTTCTGCATTTAAGTTGATGCCTCCTCGTTGTATTAAATATCTTAAGGGTGACAAATTATTGTCTTATTTAGAAATGCGGTAATGTTGAAAAGAATGAAAGAACGGATGAGAGAACAGATGAGAGAACGGatgagaaaaatattttatgcagagaaaaatatataaagttGGGATGCATTAATATGCGTAATGTTtgttattaatttaattttcatttttattatgtaggaaaaaaaagaaagagcAATATATTTCCTTATATTTTCTTATCGTTGTAGTTTTAGTACACATTATGGGGACACTAATAAATTATGTGTAATCTTTGAGAGGGAacatatcatttattttaagcaaatttatttatctcaATACCATGCTTGCGGCGTATTCCCCTTATCATGCTGtctatacatgcatacatatatatatttatatatatacatatatatttatttatttatttattatatttacgAGATACATTTTATGCCCCAATGTTGTGAATTAGCTAAATATGTGATGACAAAtcttacaaaaaataaaataataataatgataatttatatatagtataatttctttatttgaaaaaGTTTGTCAATTTTTTTCGACTTTTTCACAGAGTGCCACGGTATATTGATgcgaagaaaaaaaaaataaaataataaaaatatcagTAATGTACCCAGCATAAGctcaagaaaaaaaaaaaaaaatatatataacaaaaaaggCTATAACATGATTagatatttaaataatggcaatgaaaaattattaaatgcaTGCCACACCAATACATGCTAAACATAAGTGGCAATTTTATAGAGTCACaatttgtataaaaataaaaatatatttttatttttagacgaaaaataaaattaaaactgtaaaaatattacaattttttacatatataatatatatatttttataaataatctTAAACATTATTCGATTTTATTCCGACAACACCGTCTGTATTCTTATCATTATATTGTTTAGTAGTAgagatattatttttatattttcagttaattaaattttatttcattatttttttatgtatttctttttttttttttaatagcatacttttaattattttttaaatagaaaattatacataacatttaaaaaagataaaataataacaaaataaggcaacagtaaaaaaaatatataaaataatataacagTGGCAATAgggcatatttttttccacaattttttttttattttaattagtTGTAAATTTCAGTAACAAAAAACAACTAATTgatgtttttcttttttgttcTTTCAATTGGACtcttcattttattttatttatatagtaGTGTAAAAGGGATTACATTTCCTCAGTAtgcacacacacatatatagtatgtgtatatatatatatagtatgtATATAGTATGTATATAGTATGCATATAGTATGCATatagtatgtatatatatataatacaagtGCTTGTATATGTGTAATACATATTTGGGAAGCTAGAAACCAAGATCAATACAAGGGCGAAGAAAGATAAAGGagtaacataaatatatcacATAAATTCAGTCTGTTATTTTGTATAGCTAATTTATGTTTAAAcagtttttattatttgtataaataaaagtatatagaGCGAGttgtgaaaaaatatatataaattactATTTGATCTTATATACAACCACATAAACAAtgagaaagaaaaaaacattaaaaGTGAGTTTGGATGAAATAACGAAATATTGTccttttgtaaaaaatataaaaatattttatgaaaatcatgaaaaaaaaaataatgttgtTTTGTCAGTTATGTCTAATTTATGTCCCATAGGAAAAGCCATTAATGAAAAACATTTAATAGTAATAGATAATAAatccaaaataaatatttttaaagttTTAAGGAGTTATAATTTATGTAGTAGAAAAAATGTGGAagaatgtataaaaaaaaataatgtaataaTTGAAGGGAAATGtaaaaatttggaaaatgaaaataatgacttatatttatatgaacatgaaataaaaaataataataacaattgtaatgataatacatttttggAACTAGTCAAATCaccatataatatatttcaaaatgaatgtaataatgatttaaaagagcttataaataaattgtttataGATAAAAGATATAGAATATTTACTATACTAAATAAATTAAGGAAAATTTATCCTAATgtttatatagaaaatgataaattattactttcctctttttatgaattttatCAAAAGTTTGGTTATAAATCATGTATAGCTGTTTCACCATATAACATAAAAAGTATCTTGAATTATTCCAATATAAACAAactaaatgataataattttgataaattaataataacaaatgaacagataaataataatgtgaataaaataaaagatatatataatattaatttaaataattttcgaAAGGGGGGTATTACTAATGATAAGACAGTTATTTGGTGTTCTAATGATTATTTATCATTATCTAATAATGAACAAATTATAGATGTAGGAATAGAAACtcttaaaaaaattggaaaCAGTAGTGGAGGTACTCGAAATATTTCAGGAAGCTTATTAAATCATACACAtttagaatatatattagcTCGTTGGTTTAAAAAAGAAAGtgctttattatttacatcaGGATATATAGCAAATATGGGAGCATTAGGAACTTTAGGTAAATTACTTAATTTAGTTTTTGTATCAGATCAAATGAATCATGCATCAATAATTAATGGAATTCAAGAATCTAGATGTGagaaatttatatttaaacatAATG contains these protein-coding regions:
- a CDS encoding epsin-like protein, putative; protein product: MLLFKKVNSKVSSINNYLQKYLESNQFEKNLKEALNNKNYGVSNSLLYDLSISTYDATYYKRVISEVFKAIQEKPSKWRRIYKGLRLCEYVMKNGCEYFISDVKEKEELIKKLAHFTYLENLRDKGVGIREISNNILNLLRDNKYLRNERIEAAKYANLCTNIESKVVEKKSFFLNKKKKKEKNQDENNKRTYFNSGNNNKYGPQKESLDQIKYERYENDDDYYANRHIESSQYRNRNYNKNSINYSQKSSINDNTENSTYSSSDSSSSSSESSSENSSDNELPNYKSRRNISKKKDKKTNNFYSKRSKDMKSSSRSKSQSISSISHSKQSDNNSSPEDSSTSSDSTSKPRSTSSSSSSSSSSSSNNNSSKKYSNSDNSSYYSRRRHRQIDKGDKSRSWKREVSDRIR
- a CDS encoding ankyrin-repeat protein, putative, which gives rise to MSEFLLVKNLFICAHEKNVEELKKAMNGLITKECEDKDKESKSQTNKKYYIIKDYTDANKNNVLHFAVYGNNIENVKFIIQNTDLINSINSDNQNGLIISILNKNTEISKYLLENNIDYNQKDKYSASPLLYSLITQNYEIFNMLIEKNDIDINVNSYDKGNLISICIFEKNIKIFKKLLQKNISPNVEKNLYPHPLVFLIYTNDNDLLFLYLTYALYYYTKNDNLYEINKINFDTTTDKIIVDLQNKELIQSILNNPNYDFTQFKNILAVTDENNTSLLTLCDQAGNSIGKQILSYYSP
- a CDS encoding delta-aminolevulinic acid synthetase, putative; amino-acid sequence: MRKKKTLKVSLDEITKYCPFVKNIKIFYENHEKKNNVVLSVMSNLCPIGKAINEKHLIVIDNKSKINIFKVLRSYNLCSRKNVEECIKKNNVIIEGKCKNLENENNDLYLYEHEIKNNNNNCNDNTFLELVKSPYNIFQNECNNDLKELINKLFIDKRYRIFTILNKLRKIYPNVYIENDKLLLSSFYEFYQKFGYKSCIAVSPYNIKSILNYSNINKLNDNNFDKLIITNEQINNNVNKIKDIYNINLNNFRKGGITNDKTVIWCSNDYLSLSNNEQIIDVGIETLKKIGNSSGGTRNISGSLLNHTHLEYILARWFKKESALLFTSGYIANMGALGTLGKLLNLVFVSDQMNHASIINGIQESRCEKFIFKHNDMVDLENVLKNLRMKKEYKDRKIMIVFESIYSMSGNISDINKIVQLAKKYNALTYIDEVHAVGLYGKTGSGYSEELNLCDKIDIINGTLSKAIGSLGGFICANKYYIDVIRSYSPHFIFTTSLTPVNITTSAEAIHIIQNDIELRNRFRNVVNKTKEKLKERGIIIIDNNSHIVVTLINCPQKCKQICDDLLTMYNIYLQPINYPTVPKGSERIRITPSPYHTEEQISKLADSLYTLFKKYEVNVFNKKNKIEMKL